A genome region from Cinclus cinclus chromosome 29, bCinCin1.1, whole genome shotgun sequence includes the following:
- the DUSP26 gene encoding dual specificity protein phosphatase 26: MAFLSRFYRNSSRSPSRAPRDERRSHPILSVFELERLLYTGKTACNHADEVWPGLYLGDQDIASNRRELLQLRITHVLNASHCRWRGGADYYEGTGIRYLGIEAHDSPSFDMSPYFYPAADFIHQALNEGRILVHCAVGVSRSATLVLAYLMIRHHMPLVEAIKTVKDHRGIIPNRGFLRQLVALDNALRLKRSS; this comes from the exons ATGGCTTTCCTGTCCAGGTTCTACAGGAACAGCAGCCGCTCCCCGAGCCGGGCCCCGCGGGATGAGCGCAGGAGCCATCCCATCCTCAGCGTGTTCGAGCTGGAGCGGCTGCTGTACACGGGGAAAACAGCCTGCAACCACGCCGACGAGGTGTGGCCAGGCCTCTACCTGGGAGACCA AGACATCGCGTCCAACCGgcgggagctgctgcagctgcgcATCACCCACGTGCTGAACGCCTCCCACTGCCGCTGGCGCGGCGGCGCCGACTACTACGAGGGCACGGGCATCCGGTACCTGGGCATCGAGGCCCACGACTCGCCCTCCTTCGACATGAGCCCCTACTTCTACCCCGCCGCTGACTTCATCCACCAGGCCCTCAACGAAG GGAGGATCCTCGTGCACTGTGCCGTCGGGGTCAGCAGGTCGGCCACCTTGGTCCTCGCCTACCTCATGATCCGCCACCACATGCCCCTGGTGGAAGCCATAAAGACGGTCAAGGACCACCGCGGGATCATCCCCAACCGCGGCTTCCTGCGCCAGCTGGTGGCCCTGGACAACGCCCTGAGGCTCAAGAGGAGCTCCTGA
- the RNF122 gene encoding RING finger protein 122: MPPFQWCHGCYCSPGLIYPSKPCTMPPITFQDLPLNIHMVIFGTGIFIFVLSLIFCCYFISKLRHQAQSERFGYKEVVLKGDGRRLNVNGQTCAVCLEDFGLKEELGVLPCQHTFHRKCLLKWLEVRCVCPMCNKPMAGSGQPRAGIGTLLDELV, from the exons ATGCCCCCGTTCCAGTGGTGCCACG GGTGTtactgcagcccagggctgatTTATCCCAGTAAACCCTGCACGATGCCGCCCATCACCTTCCAGGACCTGCCCCTCAACATCCACATGGTCATTTTCGGCACTGGCATCTTCATCTTCGTGCTCAGCCTCATCTTCTGCTGCTACTTCATCAG caagCTGCGGCACCAGGCGCAGAGCGAACGCTTCGGCTACAAGGAG GTTGTTTTGAAAGGCGATGGCCGCAGGCTGAACGTGAATGGG CAGACCTGCGCCGTCTGCCTGGAGGATTTCGGGCtgaaggaggagctgggggtgctgccGTGCCAGCACACCTTCCACAGAAA GTGCCTGCTCAAGTGGCTGGAGGTTCGCTGCGTGTGCCCCATGTGCAATAAACCCATGGCGGGGTCGGGCCAGCCCCGCGCCGGCATCGGGACCCTCCTGGACGAGCTGGTGTGA